The following are encoded in a window of Colletotrichum lupini chromosome 3, complete sequence genomic DNA:
- a CDS encoding CorA-like Mg2+ transporter, whose amino-acid sequence MSGNPFQPLAAHLQTPTSRRLSNTPGSSSTAPPPPATPSSHANGNDQNGQQQQPRRRKNHRGGAKKKRNRRKSFAVLAEESHDEAPPTAPERDGFYRQRTNLSNTSIDSQELLDHRDQPQPLRPRRPSIMNNSAPFPATTTTPQTGSRLRNAYAGDSGDEDGSWDEGAPLLSRSIQRSSTAPMFPGYGSSDPRQRVSRRGSSRSSRTKLATPFQDNNYNVNYPPSMPGSPTFRPSDPLNLSFGDVMIHEDEIDIRTSPRGSPRNSIGSHSDRDIHNHSSPDLARRNTIALTAEEDVCFPSGISEIGDEEGHSQDPAAKQRPRRRRRRWPDLGILEEWSRFEKEGRSDERRAKRITEPQLINGRLRPITREWYRAEEDAPYRFTYFNEEFQSTIHSQTISELVQPGGNFQELFIPDPRILSDDESTDSEDDGGLPPLSTHHSHTGQNGESRAPTRQPSLANTQSEQERREGIKSPDKTSGGSSRAGSVHRTPTGIRSPVVGNQTTQTPELLVNAPRYGERPVWWLDVLSPTEAEMKVLSKAFGIHPLTAEDIMVQEAREKVELFRHYYFVNYRSFDQDQNSEDYLEPVNMYVIVFREGVISFHFSMTPHPANVRRRIRQLKDYLIVNSDWISYAIIDDITDVFVPLIQNIEDEVDDIDDEILRLHSSTGNSKSDVFDEKASNTGTTVGSEGDMLRRVGDCRKRVMSLYRLLGNKADVIKGFAKRCNERWDVAPKSDIGLYLGDIQDHIVTMTSNLSHYEKILARSHGNYLAQINIRMNERQEQTADVLGKLTVLGTIVLPMNIITGLWGMNVWVPGQEYEGDLKWFWAITAGLLAFGMGCYLIAKRVYNIV is encoded by the exons ATGTCTGGCAATCCCTTCCAGCCCTTGGCGGCTCATCTACAGACGCCGACGTCCCGGAGACTGTCCAATACTCCCGGATCGAGCTCAACAGCACCGCCCCCGCCAGCGACACCCTCGAGCCACGCGAACGGGAATGACCAGAAcggacagcagcagcagccccgTCGGCGAAAGAACCATCGCGGCGGCGCCAAGAAGAAGCGCAATCGGCGCAAGTCATTCGCCGTCCTCGCTGAGGAGTCTCACGACGAAGCTCCGCCCACGGCACCCGAGAGAGACGGTTTTTACCGCCAGCGCACGAATTTAAGCAACACGAGCATTGACAGCCAGGAACTCCTGGATCACAG AGATCAACCACAGCCACTCCGACCTCGCAGGCCTTCCATAATGAACAATTCGGCCCCCTTCCCCGCCACGACGACAACACCACAAACCGGCAGCAGACTTCGCAACGCATACGCGGGAGACAGTGGCGACGAGGACGGCTCGTGGGACGAGGGTGCCCCTCTCTTGTCAAGGTCCATTCAGCGCTCTTCCACCGCACCCATGTTCCCCGGCTATGGTTCGAGCGATCCTCGCCAACGAGTGAGCCGACGCGGATCCAGCAGATCCTCGAGGACGAAGCTTGCAACCCCGTTCCAAGACAACAATTATAATGTCAACTACCCACCATCCATGCCTGGGTCGCCCACCTTCCGACCTTCCGACCCCCTGAATCTGAGCTTCGGGGATGTCATGATTCACGAAGACGAGATTGATATTCGTACCTCGCCGCGTGGAAGCCCAAGAAACAGCATCGGGTCACACTCCGACCGGGATATTCATAATCACTCTTCGCCCGATCTAGCACGGAGGAACACCATTGCCCTGACGGCTGAGGAGGATGTTTGCTTCCCGAGCGGGATTTCGGAAATTGGTGACGAGGAAGGTCACTCTCAAGACCCCGCTGCCAAACAACGCCCGAGGCGTCGTCGACGCCGCTGGCCCGATCTTGGTATTCTGGAAGAATGGAGCCGCTTCGAAAAGGAGGGACGCAGCGACGAGAGACGCGCCAAGCGGATTACCGAGCCTCAGCTCATTAACGGCCGTCTACGACCAATTACCCGGGAGTGGTACCGTGCCGAGGAAGATGCTCCTTATCGTTTTACCTACTTCAACGAGGAATTCCAGAGCACTATCCACAGTCAGACAATCTCGGAACTTGTGCAGCCCGGCGGTAACTTCCAAGAGCTGTTCATCCCAGACCCGCGTATTCTCTCCGACGACGAGAGCACAGATAGTGAAGACGATGGTGGTCTGCCACCCCTGTCTACGCATCACTCCCACACTGGCCAAAACGGGGAGTCTAGAGCTCCCACACGGCAGCCATCACTCGCGAATACTCAATCCGAACAAGAGAGAAGAGAGGGTATCAAGTCTCCTGACAAAACTTCGGGTGGTAGCTCCCGCGCCGGATCCGTTCATCGTACCCCTACCGGTATTAGATCGCCGGTCGTCGGCAACCAGACAACCCAGACGCCAGAGCTGCTCGTCAACGCACCGAGGTACGGCGAACGACCTGTGTGGTGGCTCGATGTCCTTTCTCCAACGGAAGCGGAGATGAAGGTGTTGTCCAAGGCCTTTGGTATCCATCCGCTTACAGCTGAGGATATCATGGTTCAGGAGGCGCGAGAAAAGGTTGAACTATTCCGCCACTACTACTTTGTCAACTACCGATCCTTTGACCAGGATCAGAACAGTGAGGACTATTTGGAACCCGTCAACATGTATGTAATCGTCTTCCGCGAGGGTGTCATCAGCTTCCATTTCTCCATGACACCGCATCCCGCCAACGTCCGCCGACGTATCCGTCAGCTGAAGGACTACCTTATCGTCAACTCTGATTGGATTTCCTACGCAATCATTGACGACATTACCGATGTGTTTGTGCCATTGATCCAAAATATTGAGGACGAAGTCGACGACATTGATGATGAAATCCTGAGGCTGCATTCTTCTACTGGCAACTCCAAGAGCGACGTTTTTGACGAGAAGGCCAGCAATACAGGAACAACTGTGGGATCTGAAGGCGATATGCTTCGCCGGGTGGGCGACTGCCGTAAACGAGTGATGAGCTTGTACCGTCTGCTCGGCAACAAGGCAGATGTCATCAAGGGATTTGCGAAGCGCTGCAACGAACGTTGGGATGTCGCACCCAAGTCTGATATTGGACTGTACCTGGGCGATATTCAGGATCATATTGTGACCATGACGTCTAACCTCAGTCACTATGAAAA AATCCTTGCGCGATCTCACGGCAACTACTTGGCTCAAATAAACATTCGTATGAACGAGAGACAGGAGCAAACGGCTGACGTTCTCGGCAAGCTGACCGTGCTGGGTACCATTGTTCTGCCCATGAACATTATCACTGGTCTGTGGGGCATGAACGTGTGGGTTCCCGGCCAGGAGTACGAAGGGGACCTGAAATGGTTCTGGGCGATTACCGCAGGACTTTTGGCATTCGGCATGGGCTGTTACCTGATTGCCAAGCGGGTTTACAACATTGTCTAA